AGAAAGATTTAAATCCCAATTTGTGATTAGCATATGAAGATTTCGGGGGGTCACACCTGGTCATGCACGTCGGACTTACTGAATTAATATTTCGTACATCATGTGTAATAGAAAATTGCTATTTTATCTAAATAGAAGACGTGAATTTTTGTGCATAATTTAGATGGATTTGTAGGTTGAAAGCTGCCCTGGAGTATGATATACAAAAATGGCAAGCGCAAGGTTAATGGCATTAAGAGACTAATGGTGCTAACTTAATAATCATACCGACAACGTTGTAAATAATAGAGACATTCCAACTATATTCATGTTATGGTATGTAAATACCAAAATatggaagagaaaacaaaaatagtacACCACGCAAGAAAAGTAGTGACAGCAGTAACCAAAAGTAAATTTGTACCTTCAAGTATACTCATGGGGAAGACAATGCGCATGCATTTCTCGTACATGAGATTACGACTTGACAGTCTTGTCCTGTTCAAAAGTCCACCCGAGATATTATCATACAGGTACATTGAAATATGAGGATGGCAAAGTTTGAATCTCAATCTCAAATATTTATAGATTGTTGAAATAAACCTTCAACACCGGCTCGCCTCCCCGTTAGTTAAATATCGCATTCAATCTTGTCCTCCCAGTTTGATTAGATTTGTGATGTCCTAAGCCAAATTACAGTTTTATAgaaaatgtgatttttgttAATTACACCAATATGTTTTGAGTATGAAAACACAGGCAAAATCTAGTTGACTTTAGAACTTTGATATTTTTCTGCCGGTTAAGGTCTAGCATTGCGATATTGATTAGTATTCAATCGAAACTACACGAGAAACAAATGTACAGAGGCAGGCATACTCTCACACCCCAAATTGCTCTCTTCATGTCctatttaaattagaataagAGACAGTGGTGAAAAATCTGAGTCGTTATCTtgcttcatcatttttcttgaGAATCAAACAAGAACGAGAGAAAGCCCTGCGGTTCACCCTCAATCTCTCTTGCACCTAAATTACCATTTCCCATGATGCTTGTTTCCTCGACGAAGCGCGCTACCAATCACTCCGACCAGTGAAGAAGCTCCTGTTTGCTTGAACGAGAATCAAATGGTATTTGTGAATGGCTCTCGTGGACGGATTACAAGACTCTCTTTCCATGGCGGGTCATGGAGGTTTAAGAACAGATTCTTGCAAAGCATGTAACGAAAGATCCCTCGTATTACGCCACTAGAAAGCCAGGAAAACGAGGGTCAGGCCTATTCAATCTCCAAAAGAACTTTCGTCCCAAAGGGGTTAAGATTCTCTGATGCGTAGACAATTCCACATGATAATTTAAGGAAAAAGGATGAATATCGGGCGTTGAAAGATACGTTAATCGTGGGAGGCGGGGAGTCACATGAATAAGAAAGGTCGCACGGACACGGAGGAGGAAATGGGGAGCCGAAAGGGTCGGCCCCCGTGATTTGCGCCCATCCTTTTGAATCGACTCTTCCCCCGCCCCCTTTGTTGTCAGGTGCCAGAAGAAAGTGCCCTTACGAATTTCACGTGAAGAACCAAAtatgaggaaaaaaatgataaggGAAGTTAATGATGTCCCCATGTCCCCGTCTCCACGTACCTTCGGTGCCTCTCATTCTCATAACCCCCTACTTTGCACAATGAGTGTACTGCGTATCACGCGCTGTTCTTAGCAAAAGTTTCATTATGGTGTCTTGATAAATCTCAATGAATGATTAGTACAAGTGAAGTGAAGTTCTTATTCGTAGTTGAGATTTTGTCTGAATAGTTATGGGTGCATCGTGCAACCGGGGAGAGGATCTTCACCAAATGATCCGAGCCTTTGTAAGGATCGATATATTGGTCAAtgaattgaaatgtttaatcTGTCCTGATAGagatatcaatttgaaaaaagaacaagagtTAGCTAGTACTCAAGCAACAATTAGTCGTTTCTCAATAGGTATCGCTTGTTTATTAGTGCTTCCCATCGCCTATCATCGTCCTTTGCATCCTAATCAAGCCCTTCTCTATCCCTCTCCATCCTCTCGGATTACATTTGGTTGTATGAATTTTTAATCCTGATAGGATTCGGATAggatataatataaatttcaaagatctcattatatCCTATCCATTTTCTAATGAATCATAGTAATAAAGtgggatatattcacatcatatcatgtatattattttatatcaaATGACATATTAgtgaaataaacataaaagTTCACAAATAGAAATAGTAAAAATCTCTTCCGACACTCTtgctactttatttttatttacctttttttccacttttttaattatttccttttattactttttccctttcataattttctaataaaattttattaaataataaactataataatatacctaaaatactgaAATACCTAAAATTTGTAATATGCAAATATTGAAttcttatattataattcaaatattgtttatatggaaatataattttaattttatttacgTATGAAGTTTGTTGTccgaaaaaataactttcttgtTATGAATGTTAGAAGTCCTATCAatatttatctcatttttctcatgggataattttatcttggCTCTATTGCTcttatatccaattttattcTATCTTGAGTAAGCACCATACGTatcataagataaattttatcatattttgaattttatcataACTGTCAAACGTAGTTTAAAATCATGCCATCATGACCTTGCCGCCAATCTTTGGTTACATTAGATGTGGGTTGCGCAAGGGCTGGCAAAAACCGATAGCGGTGTGGCTGAGTGTATAGATGTATAATAAGAGCTCCAATGAACAAGCACTCTCTAAGTGAGCGGTAACCCAAATTAGcctaaaaaagaaatattggaTAGTCCAAATTaacttttccccttttcaccCCTTCTTTGTCCCCTTATTtcgtttgcttttcttttgcgcaaataccacaaaaaaccataGATTATGCCTATTGTGATACCAATATcccaaacactttttttgtcaaaaaaaaaatcttaaacttatctACTAGAATAGAAATACACCTCAAATTATATACCATCTCTTTCAATTATATCTAAGGTATATTTATTACATTGATATAAGCCTGAGATTTTTAGAGTATTTGTGTCACAATAAGTAAATTTAAGATTCTTTAcgacagaaaaaaagaatgaaaaaaaatatttatatgacGATGAACATAATTTGAAGTTGTTATTATAGTATCAGACACCTTCCTTCTCCCTCACTCTGCCCCTCCTCCAGTTGGCGTCAGCCTCCACGTGAGCCGTGTAAAAAGATGGTTTTGAATGGGCTATTATTTGCCCGGAAATAGCGGAAGCTGAGCAGTGTAGGCATGGATGGGGCGCACGCGACGACCTGCCGCGCGTTCGAAAATCGGGCAAAGGGGCGGCAAGTTCGGTGGCCGTGCTCGTGCGCGCACGCGAACACCAGCGGGGGCATGGCATGTGCACACATGGATGGGCCCCGCCCCTGCCTACGCAAAGGTTTACACCCCCCTACTCCCCTTCAATCATGATGCCAAATTTTTTGGGGAGAGGAGCATTAAATTTCATTGACGTTTCtcccccccctccctctctctctctctctctccttccctcgcAAAAGCTGTGGTGGAATTAGTAAAAAGCTCCCCCGCTTGCTTTCGGTGTGGATCCTCTGCCCCGGTCCGCACCCCAAATCTCCTGTTCCTTTCGCGTGATCGCGTTGCGATTCCGTTTTTGCCTAGTCCCGATCGCACCTCTGGAGTTTCCCCGGTCTCTCTCCTCCGAACCCCGTGTGGCCCAACTGACTTGACCCGACTCAAACCTAACTCGATCACTGTCGCTCTGTAGTCTCTAGCCTCGACTCTTTgcctttgtctctctcttctcaaaCTCTAGCTAGTATTAAGCTGGATGACAAACACCAGCCATCGCCATGGTCGCGACTGCCTTTGTAGCCCGTCCCTGTGAATGAAACAAGGGGGCTTGTGACCATAGATATCGTGGTTGTGGGGGTGAGGACCTCAAACTTAAGGTCGTGAACTGGCAGTATTCATCGAAACAGAAATAGATAGAAGGATAACAGATTGTGAACACGCTTGACAAGTTTCAACCATTGGCAATGAAATAATGACCACATTGTTGCGCAATAATGCCGTAGCCCCATCTTGGAGAGCACTAATTTAAATTGTTAAGTAGAATGATTATTGCACAAGAGATTGTATACATTCCTTAACCGATTAATTAATCAGCGTTTGCAAAAGGCACTATTGTTAAAGATATTATTTCTATAATTATTGTTTACTTATTGGTCATATCATTTTCATGTTATTTAAGCATGAACTGAAACATTATTACTTAATATCAAAACTCAAATGAAAAAATGTGCTATCGGCGGATTTGGATGCCGATGGAGGCGACTCCTTTGAATGGGAGACCATTCTTACTTCATCTCTGCGCAATTCGAGAAATATTTTACCGTGATGACAGTTAATAAAATGTAATGATCACAGAAAACTAAAGAAACGAAACTGATCCTATAATTGAAATATCCATCTGGAACCCATTATTAGCGAATGATCATGGAAATTGATCAGTAATCATTAACCTAAATCTGTACGATAAACGTCCTTTTCCTGTCTGTGGATGGAGAAACCAAAGCCCTTGTCGAGGAACAGTGGCTAGGATTTCTGATGCTAGACTTCGCTCTCTTACCGACGTTTGAGCTTATCCCACAAGCCTGGACATtgttatcttcttttttctttaatcccgcCCTAACTGGAGAGGACAACCTAATGAACGAAAGCAGGCCTTTTGACTAGCGATTCGATATGCGGATCCAAGCACTGTTCTTGATCTCGGTGCCCATGTTACCTTCCTATAAAGTTCAAAGACAAGTTGGGAAGTTATTGTAGTGTTGCCCCCATTTTAAGCAAGATGCTTTTGCATCTTAAGAAGCAAAAGCAATGGACTGTTCCTTGCTTTAGATCTGGCCTATCTGATCTAGCTATTGCTATGGACTTAGATTGGGATTAAGATGCCTTTTGTCCTTTGTCTGGTCATGTCTTGGTAATTCTCAGTGACATTTCAGGTTAATACTTGAGGATGGCTTACACATGTCTGTAACTATGTTTCCTCTAAACCTGTTACAACAAAGGATAATACCAAACTATTAGTCTGTTAAATAAAATAAGTACATAATTGTAAACAAGTGGCACTAACAGGTTTCGTCGCCTTATGTTTCAACAACGTTCTCTATTAAACATTTTAACCAATTGTTGTAGAATGAATGTGGAAGTCGACAGGATCTTATAATTAAAATCGACACGAAATCATTgaagaaacaaatgaagaatGATAAAAGACATATGCGATATATGTGATTTGATCTAAATATTAATACATACTCCATGTGGAGAGGTAGTAGTAAATAAACTACTAATTATTAGAGAATTAGAGTTATAATTATTTACACGCTCGAATGCTTATCACTTTTCACTatatttacaaataaacaaCTCAATCGGACGTAAAGCTCAGAACACAAATCAATAATGTTGGTATGAGCTCTTCACGTGGctaacaagaaaaataaactcACTTGCGGCTGAAACATGAGCTCCTCTGTATGCCCATAAAAGGAGTCATGCATCACGCGATTTGAAGAAACTTGCACACCGACAGCCACACAAATCACAAGTGTCCTTTTTCTGACAAGCCCACACATGATAACTTAATATATTAAGTAAAAATATGTGCCCACGAGCATTGAAATTGGTCAAACCTTGTAGGAAACATCCAATTTTGATATTCTTCGAAGGGTTCGCCGATCGTCCTCTCCTAATTATGGACGAAGGTGAATTCCTTGCTTTGCACATACAGCAACGGTAGGAGGATTTCCCGATTCACGTTGAGTTGGATTTTATATGACAACTTAAAAtcgaaatatattttaataattttttttattttggctcagtgtttgaaattaatttattatactCATCATTCATACtaactttttcaatttctcgACCATTCACTCTCTACAGACACCAACTGAGCTCAAGTAGGGCTTAAACTTCATAAAAGGAATGAGCTTAGTCAACATGTCGGCGGGGTTCTATGTTATAGCAATGTTTTACACAACAACCTTATTCTTTGCCAAGACATTGCAAATGAAATAATATATGTCGATATGCTTCATTTGCTTGCGATGAATTAAATTATAAGACATATATTTTGCACATTGATTGTCATAATAAATATCAATACTTTTCCTCTCTCACCTAAAGTCAAAGAGCCTTAGCCATATCATCTACTTCGCTATAAAGGTCAGTGCCATATACTTTGCTTCGATCGAAGACAAGGCAGCATGGTCTTGTAAGGATGCCTTCCAACTTAGTGCACCACTTGTTAAAATAAATACATACCTTGCTAAAGACTTGCACTCATCGAGTTCATTGGCGTGATCCAAATCCCCATTTCCTATGGTCTCATTGCCAATCGCCTCTCCAGTATACTATACTAATGTTTGTTGTCCCATCTACCATatgaggatccacttcacatttttctaatgaGTTTTGTCATGAAGCTATAACAATTAACTATGCTCACAAATAGTGAAATATTAGGCCTAACGTGTACTATAATATTCATAATATTACCCACTGGACTAGAATAAAAAACATTGGACATATGctcgtcctcctccttctcaATTTATAGTGATAACTTATAAGAAAGTTTAAATTGTTTCGCTAGATGTgttacaatcttctcaatatatttcttttgagataaatgtaaaattattttagtccAATCGCACAAAATCTCTatactcaatattttctttgcaacaCCTATCATCACTTAATTGTCTCTTCATCACTTCAACACTAGACGTATTTTTAACTACTATCAACTTGCCATCAACATACAATAACATATACATCAATGACCCATCCTTTAATCTTCTAAAGTAAAATACAACTATCCATTTGACTTTGCATCAAAACCCTTATATCATTGCTTAGAAGATTGTTTCAGCCTATATAAAGATTTATTTAATAAGAAAACATGGTCTTCCTTACCCataatagcaaatccctctagCCATCTCATGTAAATTTGCTCCTTCAGCCCATCGCAAAAAGTGTCATTTTCACATCTAGCTATTTTCATTCGAGATCCTGTGTAGCAACGAAGGCAAATAATACACGAATAGAAATATGTCTTATCATATGAGACAAAACCTCATTATAGACAATGCTTTCTCGCAATGTATATCTTTTCTCAACAAGTCTCACCTTATATCTAGCAGCCTCGACATGGAGTGCCCTCCTTCCGTTTGTAGACCCACTTGCTTCTAATAATTTTCTAgctcttgggtactttgaccatCTCTCATGTGTGATTTTGATAGAGTGATTTCATTTCTTTGCTCATAACCCTTAACTAGTGTGATGATTCAGTACTAGTCATCGCCTCGAAGTAAGACGAATGCTCATTTGTCCCCACCTCATTACCTATAGTCAATatataagcaattttttttataattataatgtATTGGTGGTTTGATCTTCCTTCTCTATCTGCCCGCGACCATTATGTACTACGATTTTGCTGGTTGATCAATATCACAGACTTTAGAAACTACAGCCTCATCTACAGTGTTAGCCTCTATTACCTTCGAGATCTCTAGAGTCTCCAACTTGAAGTTCCACCTTATTACTAGCACCATGATTTGTCTGCTTTACTGGTTGTTTCTCATAACTCCTTTGTCAAAGCATTGTAGTCTTGTTGAAGGTCACGTATTTGCTATTAGAAAATTAGATGATTTAAGATTAGTGCACCACTACTGGTAGCCTTTCGCCTCATGTATCACCATTGGCTAAGCTTAACATTACTCACAAGAGCATACGTAGAACATCCGAATACTCATAATTTGGAAAAATCAATAGGTCTTTCCGACCATACTTAATCAAGGGTCTTCCACTCAGtaaaagatgatgaagattGACCAACTAGGTATCATGCCATGTTCGTTGCtttggtccaaatttttttGCCTAGTCCTACATGCTAAAGCAATCGAGCTGACTAAAGTAAAGTCATGATCTTTTGGCTAAACTTGATaggaatgactatattggcaaatcatcaaaagatttagaagtAAATTAGTTAAgttgaaaatttaggattgaattgattgccGTACAacatatttaagattttttggacaattttctccgTTATACAAACATTTGTTCATATATTAAATGGGATGATTATATTTCTGAAGCTGTGTCATTGACTTATGTCTTGTCTTCTCATGTTTCTCCTTAAAAACAATAATTTCTGACGTAAGAGATTATCTAAGTAGGCTAGACGTGGGGTGGTTGCTTGCTTGATGCATGGAAATGGACCGATCGGTCGAGCATGAACGCCCACCATACTTTGAAAGAGACAAATGATAAGCCCAAATTGCAACTGCTCATTCTTATAtgtggcaaaaggaaaaagaagttgaGTCGTGGAGACCAGCTTGCAAAAATAGCCAGCTAGGGCCGTTCCCGACTTAAATAAAGTAGCATGCATCACGTTATCACGGTGTCGCCAAACTAATGATGCTTCTCTATTACGCGACGTTACAGAGACCCGTGtttggatttttgaattttgagagATGTTACTAGTTCGGTCATGTCCCATAGCCAACTCATCGAGATGGTTTCTCAGGTTGAGGCGATCCGAGGGTAACTGGAACAATTCAAAAAGATTCTTCGAGGGGCAAATCTTATTGGATTTCTAAAACTTGTACAGGTAATGCAATTAAGTGTTTATCTTTCTGGAAAAAGGTATCGGTCAATTGCTTCTGCCGAAAATTGCTCTGCGTGTATAGTGCCTTGGCGCTCGCCAAATGAAGAAACATAAAGCTACGATGATTACAAAGACTCCATTTtaccaatttaaaaatttgaaaaatttaattataatttccaATAATTTCCTGGCAACTCTTTTTGTTGATGTGATATCACGAGATTAAATAACATATTTTGTTGGCACGAACTATTTAAGCTGGAGTTATTTTCTCCACACGATTCAGTTTATTATGATACTTTTCTGTACTAAAGACCTAGAAACACAAGTACCGTACCAGCTAAAGTTAGAACCTGCAGAGTCCAAAGGTTGTTTTACTAAAGACCTAGAAACACAGGTACCGTACCAGCTAAAGTTAGAACCTGCATTAGTCcaaaatttgttttaatttcctatgattaaattttgactaataTGTCACTCTCGGCTTTAGTCCGGGGGTGCATGCCCGGGTCATATCTAGACAATGGGGGTCTTTTCCCAGGTCGAAATAGGCCAATGAAACGACCAGGCTAAGCTCCACATTAAGGTTTAGGGGCAACAATGATCCCGGCATTTGCCGTGAGATGCGGGGTCTAAAGATCGAACTATGAAATTAATCTGCGTCCATTGAGAATCGGATCCATGTTTACTACTGTTCTACCGGTCCATCACCTTGTCCTTTCTCTTCATGTTGCTATTGCTATTATTCTATTCGCATGAAGGATGTacagaagagagagggagagagagagatgcaattTGGTGGGGGTCGGATTAAGTGCTAGGCACGTGCATGCATGGGTTTGATTGATTGAGCTTTGACATCAAACCATCTCTCGATCTCTCAATTGCGATTTTATGTGTCATAAAGAAACATGTGGCCGTGTGTACGTCCTTAATTTTGGGCCGTGATTTTGTTTGTCGAAAGGGAACAATTGGCCATGTGTACGTCCTTAATTTTGGGCTATATGGGCTATATATAGACTTATTAAATAGGTATTAGATTGGATTGTCAAATTGACTCATTTTACCCTTAATGACCCATTTCCAtgttatataaatttaattatctataCTCCACCCAACTcgattcatatttaacccaattaCGGTAAATTCATATTCAAATTGAGGTGGGACCGTGGAATTGGCGAATATGAGATCGAGTGAAATCTAGAAAGAAAGAGTTATGAAAGTATATTAGATCTAAATCAGTTATTAACTCATTTAACACCCAAATTAAACCATTTTATATActgaatataattaatatatacaaCAAGTCAAcccatcaaatacatatatttttcaatCGAGCATCAAATATAGGTcaagaaataaatttatgacttattttAATAGATCCAGCTATGCTATTCTCCTCAGTTGCTGCCCTTGCTTCACGACATCACAAATTGACAGGAATATACGTGTCCCACTTTTCCCATCGTGTAAAAACGTGTCGAGTTCCATCACAGCTCATCTATCCCCCAAGACAGGCAGTCACCAACTTGCAAAGAAACGGTTCACAATGTTATCTTTCCTGTTATGCATCAGCACGCACATCATCTGTACACCGTTTTAACTTGCTCAATTAGATGAAACTCGGATCACATCCAGCCAAAATGCATTCTTGATTTGGACGATACAGACAAGAACTTGTAAGGGGGACCGAAACGACAGAAAATGTCCAGCATCCGGCCAAGTTTTAGTTGATGAGATGTTCTTCCGTTATGCGCGTTCGGACATCAAACCAGAGTCGGCATCCGAGTGACAAATGACGCCGGTTGAAAAAACTCCAAGTCACAGAAAAAATGATACCGCCGGTTCTTTTGATAAATTAGGAGCGACCGCACCTATCGATTTTAGTGGTTCCGTTCCAAAAACTCCCTCAAAATACATTAGTATTCAAAGCGTTCAAAATGTGCAATCCACATTTGTCTTCTCGGTCTCAAAGTTAACCTAGCTCAATTAAGAACATTTGTTGTAAGAACGACGATAGTTGAATACACCTAAACCAAATGTACACATTGCTTGTACCGTGGAACttgaagaaaacataaaaacatatATATCCCATGCACAATCACTAGACCTCTAACCTGgcccagaaaaaaagaaaaaaagaaaaaacagaaacagCACACGGAAGAGGGATTTTCGGTTGtaccagaaaagaaaaggtttccTCTGTCGTCGAACACAGCACTCAAAGACCGCCCTTTAGTCGATGACGACTTTCCTGAACTCTTTATTCAGCCTCTGTTTTTCTGGAACCACATAATCAAAcaagaattattaaaaatcatttgataCGTTACTAGCTTCTAGCATTGGGCCTTCTGTCATATACGAGAAATACAGAAATGACTCGATTTAAGTAATGCTGGGTACAACCTGACACCGTAGAAGTGCGGCAGTTCTGGTACACCATGTGCTTAACCGTCTCCCTTTGTCCGAAACTATGGCCTGTAAGACTAATCTCGGGGTGGTCGTCATTGGAGAGGTGGTTTTCTACAATTAGAGTTGCCGACTGATTTGTCGACTGGTCGTCCATTGTCGTTTTCCTCGCTGAAGATACAACAAATGCCCTCTCAAGTTGGCAGATTGGACCTGCAATGACGAAGCTATTCGAAAACTTAAGCTCATAAAACACTCTTTGAGAAATCAAGAAGGCAGGCAGTAAAAAGCATGATATAGCAAAGAATCGAGCCGGATATTAGGGTGACACTCATCATGCTCGAAAGCTCAGcaagttcaaaaaattaaaaggaatgaAAATGCAATGACAAAAAATCAAGCTGACATTTCTTTTGTTAACTGCTTTCTCATGGCCATGTCTTGTTAACCCACTTAACATTGTAGTTTTCTCACTCAGTGAACTCCAGCAATTTAAAATATATCGACCTCCAACACTTCCACAAGGGCACTCTATTTTTTAGAAGTTGTGTCAACCAGTGCTATCAGAATAAACGCAGCCAACTTCCATGCTGTGTCTAGGATTAAATATTACATGCCAACGATGCAAATGCAATGACAAGAAACAGAAACACGTAGCTCTGGTAGACTTCAACTGTCGCAACAGCTTTGACAATTTGAGCGAATGACTTCGCAGAGCTAATTTCAGAACAAACATGCACAAAAATGTCAGCTAAAATGCATGAAAAGTAAATATTATACTAACCCAATTTCACAAGGGGACTTTAGCAATCACAGATTCACAAAACACTCTCCAATGGCATGATTGAATTCTCAATTACAAGCTACAGTGGCCATGGCGCATTCACAAACATAAACATGCCATCTTGCAATGAAGCCTGTTCAAATCTGCCTAAGCCTTTTAAATCCTGTCTCACCCTGTCCTGATAACCTCATACGCCTAACTCAAAGACGCGTCAAAAGTGTAATGGACCTTAACTGCACTAGGCATCAAGCCAAGTTGCTCTTAATTTAAGATACAGAAACTATAGGGCCCAAAATCCTTCCAAAGTAATTGAAACTCCAAACTATGGCAGAGTCCATAATAAGGGTGGATTGCATGTGCaccatttcattaatttattgaAACCAAATCCTGCTAGTAGTCTTTTGTTTGATCTGTTAGGCACGGTCAATTTAAAGCAAAAGTACCAAATTCAGGCATGCATCGCTATGCACAGCCAATTCATCCTCCGGAACCACATCATGGATGCACCGATCGCATCGGTACAAAATTTGAGCAACCTAACAACTTCTGCTTTACAAAGCATTGCTTTAGCAGCAAAACTCAACAAACCACGCAAAAACTTAAATCCCTTAACAATATGCACCAACTGATTTTTTACAAATTCAGCACCCAATTGAACAgactaccccaagaaaacaaCAACGAGGCTTTCATAGCACTTGAAGGAACTCACAAAAGGGTAATCTATAGTACCTGCGGCAGCATGTTTACTCTCTTCAATGTCTACAATCGGCGCATACATGTAAGAATCGGACTTCAAGTACTCTCCTATATTCTCCACCAAgctcctttcattttcttctcttgctctcccccttttcgagcaat
This genomic stretch from Eucalyptus grandis isolate ANBG69807.140 chromosome 3, ASM1654582v1, whole genome shotgun sequence harbors:
- the LOC104435997 gene encoding uncharacterized protein LOC104435997 — protein: MEKRASLGVLKKRPTKRSKRRGLLSYLRSNSYMFAPLISRSGSHLFPQKTLLFSDTGGRAREENERSLVENIGEYLKSDSYMYAPIVDIEESKHAAAGPICQLERAFVVSSARKTTMDDQSTNQSATLIVENHLSNDDHPEISLTGHSFGQRETVKHMVYQNCRTSTVSEKQRLNKEFRKVVID